A window of the Gammaproteobacteria bacterium genome harbors these coding sequences:
- the rfaE2 gene encoding D-glycero-beta-D-manno-heptose 1-phosphate adenylyltransferase, protein MLAVDALLARHGRPRNGRLVFTNGCFDILHRGHVEYLAAARALGDTLVVGLNTDASVARLKGPHRPYASLEDRAAVLAALTSVDVITPFDSDTPRALIAALLPDVLVKGGDYAVEKMVGRDEVRAAGGEVVVVPYLPGRSTTELVRRIRRAQPAPSE, encoded by the coding sequence GTGCTCGCCGTCGACGCGCTTCTCGCCCGCCACGGCCGTCCCCGCAACGGCCGCCTCGTGTTCACCAACGGGTGCTTCGACATTCTGCACCGCGGCCATGTGGAGTACCTGGCCGCCGCGCGCGCCCTGGGGGACACGCTCGTGGTGGGACTCAACACCGACGCTTCCGTCGCTCGCCTCAAGGGGCCGCACCGCCCCTACGCTTCCCTCGAGGACCGCGCCGCCGTGCTTGCTGCTCTCACCAGCGTCGACGTGATCACCCCGTTCGACTCGGACACCCCCCGCGCGCTCATCGCGGCCCTGCTTCCGGACGTGCTCGTGAAGGGTGGAGACTACGCCGTCGAAAAGATGGTCGGCCGCGACGAAGTCCGGGCCGCGGGTGGGGAAGTCGTGGTGGTGCCGTACCTTCCGGGAAGATCCACGACCGAACTCGTGCGCCGTATCCGCCGGGCGCAACCCGCGCCATCGGAATGA
- the hemC gene encoding hydroxymethylbilane synthase, which yields MRLGTRGSALALIQSRQVASALEGDAGASVSLHVVRTRGDEQADDSLARIGGEGVFTSALDVALLDGDVDVAVHSLKDLPTRMAPGLCVAATPAREDPRDALVLPPDDQRTLATLPAGARIGTGSPRRTALARAFRPDCAVVPMRGNVDTRLAKLDRGECEALVLAAAGLGRLGLLDRASELLERTTWLPAAGQGALAVVVRRDDQRARRLAASLDDHPTRQAVRAERELLSLLGAGCHLPVGVLGLPYPGGLRLWAMVLSPDGHRVIRADRTGRQTEPERLAAEVATILLGRGAGDLLAEFRRAPAAPADL from the coding sequence CTGCGGCTGGGGACCCGGGGGTCTGCGCTTGCCCTGATCCAGAGCCGACAGGTGGCGTCCGCTCTGGAGGGCGACGCCGGAGCGAGCGTGTCGCTGCATGTCGTTCGCACACGGGGCGACGAGCAGGCGGATGACTCGCTCGCCCGCATCGGAGGCGAAGGCGTTTTCACCAGCGCACTGGACGTCGCCCTTCTGGACGGTGACGTCGACGTGGCCGTGCACTCCCTGAAAGACCTGCCGACCCGCATGGCGCCGGGCCTCTGCGTCGCCGCCACGCCCGCGCGCGAGGACCCGCGGGATGCGCTGGTGCTGCCGCCGGACGACCAGCGCACCCTGGCCACGCTGCCCGCCGGCGCCCGCATCGGGACCGGCTCCCCGCGCAGGACCGCTCTCGCTCGCGCCTTCCGCCCGGACTGCGCCGTGGTGCCCATGCGCGGCAACGTGGACACCCGCCTGGCCAAGCTCGACAGGGGCGAATGCGAAGCGCTGGTGCTCGCGGCCGCCGGGCTGGGGCGCCTGGGTCTCCTCGACCGCGCGAGCGAGCTTCTGGAGCGCACGACGTGGCTGCCGGCCGCGGGGCAGGGCGCGCTCGCCGTGGTGGTCCGCCGCGACGATCAGCGGGCGCGGCGGCTGGCGGCGTCGCTGGACGACCACCCCACCCGCCAGGCGGTGCGGGCCGAGCGGGAGCTGCTCAGTCTGCTGGGCGCGGGCTGCCACCTGCCCGTCGGCGTGCTGGGGCTGCCCTACCCGGGCGGCCTCCGGCTGTGGGCGATGGTGCTCAGCCCCGATGGCCACCGGGTCATCCGCGCCGACCGCACCGGCCGCCAGACCGAGCCCGAGCGCCTGGCGGCCGAGGTGGCGACGATCCTTCTGGGCCGCGGCGCGGGTGACCTGCTGGCGGAGTTTCGCCGCGCGCCGGCCGCACCCGCCGACCTGTGA
- a CDS encoding cation:proton antiporter subunit C, producing MEFLGLFNYWVVIFLMMVGFYALISRGNLVKKVVGLNLFQTSVIIFYVSTGKIVGGTAPILIEDDHGVAEGAAEVLYSNPLPHVLMLTAIVVGVATMAMALALVVRIKETYGTIEDDEIQEQVLADELYEGARP from the coding sequence CAACTACTGGGTCGTCATCTTCCTGATGATGGTCGGCTTCTACGCCCTGATCTCCCGCGGCAACCTGGTCAAGAAGGTGGTCGGGCTGAACCTCTTCCAGACCTCGGTGATCATCTTCTACGTGAGCACCGGGAAGATCGTGGGCGGCACCGCTCCCATCCTCATCGAGGATGATCACGGGGTGGCCGAGGGAGCGGCGGAGGTGCTCTACTCCAACCCGCTGCCTCACGTGCTCATGCTCACCGCGATCGTGGTGGGCGTAGCCACCATGGCGATGGCGCTCGCGCTCGTGGTGCGCATCAAGGAGACCTACGGCACCATCGAGGACGACGAGATACAGGAACAGGTGCTCGCCGACGAGCTGTACGAGGGCGCGCGGCCATGA
- a CDS encoding non-canonical purine NTP pyrophosphatase has translation MSPSHALTLVAATRSPHKLDEIRRILGTDPGLRVLSLDEAGIPYSPAEDKVEAFDTFEENAKAKAAYFNSLCGAATIADDSGLEVDILDGAPGVRSKRFAPSADLTGEERDRANNEHLVKLLASHKPHRRTGRFVCVAVLHFGMGEPLVFRGEAPGTIVVEPRGEGGFGYDSHFLDADADKTFAELDPEEKDARSHRGKAFRALGSHLRETLHY, from the coding sequence ATGAGCCCGTCGCACGCACTCACGCTGGTCGCCGCCACGCGAAGCCCCCACAAGCTGGACGAAATCCGGCGCATCCTGGGCACGGACCCCGGACTGCGCGTCCTCAGCCTCGATGAAGCGGGCATCCCCTATTCCCCCGCGGAAGACAAGGTGGAAGCCTTCGACACCTTCGAGGAGAACGCCAAGGCCAAGGCGGCCTATTTCAACAGCCTCTGCGGAGCGGCCACCATCGCCGACGATTCGGGCCTTGAAGTCGACATCCTCGATGGTGCCCCGGGGGTGCGTTCCAAGCGCTTTGCGCCTTCAGCGGACCTCACCGGCGAGGAGCGCGACCGGGCCAACAACGAGCATCTGGTCAAGCTGCTCGCGAGCCACAAGCCGCATCGGCGCACCGGACGCTTCGTGTGCGTCGCGGTGCTGCACTTCGGCATGGGCGAGCCCCTGGTGTTCCGGGGCGAGGCGCCGGGGACCATCGTCGTCGAGCCAAGAGGAGAAGGTGGTTTCGGGTATGATTCACACTTCCTGGATGCCGACGCGGACAAGACGTTCGCCGAACTCGATCCCGAAGAGAAGGATGCCCGCAGCCACCGGGGCAAGGCCTTCAGGGCGCTCGGCTCGCACCTGCGCGAGACCCTCCACTACTAG
- a CDS encoding proton-conducting transporter membrane subunit, producing MNPGELALLALVIPAAGAALVGLLRASPNLREAASLITGGVLLGVVMQIHRAVSAGETPRFVLAEPLPGLPLELVVEPLGMIFALVAGSLWIVTTLYAIGYMRGHHEKNQTRFYIFFALAISCTMGVAFAGNLFTLFIFYEALTLSTFPLVTHAGTDAAKRAGRVYLGILLSTSIGFQLLAIIWTYLLTGTIDFELGGILEGRAGEGVVAVLLALYVFGIGKAAVMPFHRWLPAAMVAPTPVSALLHAVAVVKAGVFSILKVVIYVFGIDFLTQLGASVWLMWVAAATIILASLVAFRKDNLKARLAYSTISQLSYVVLGAMLANTMGIIGGGMHIVMHAFGKITLFFCAGAVMVAAHKTEISDMKGLGRTMPVTFAAFFVGTLSIIGLPPAGGTWSKWFLGLGALDAGQVGLVAVLMVSSLLSIGYLMIVPVRAFFSPAASNPHGHGHGNGGIREAPLPSLIAIVITSLCCFALFVYPDPFFRLISMVAGP from the coding sequence GTGAACCCGGGCGAACTCGCGCTCCTGGCGCTGGTCATCCCCGCGGCCGGGGCGGCACTGGTGGGCCTGCTGCGCGCCAGTCCCAACCTGCGCGAGGCCGCCTCGCTGATCACGGGCGGCGTCCTTCTGGGCGTGGTGATGCAGATCCACCGCGCGGTGAGCGCCGGCGAAACACCGCGCTTCGTGCTGGCGGAGCCCCTCCCCGGCCTCCCGCTGGAGCTGGTGGTGGAGCCGCTGGGGATGATCTTCGCCTTGGTGGCGGGCAGCCTCTGGATCGTGACCACGCTCTACGCCATCGGCTACATGCGCGGGCATCACGAGAAGAACCAGACCCGCTTCTACATCTTCTTCGCGCTGGCCATCTCATGCACCATGGGCGTTGCCTTCGCGGGCAACCTGTTCACCCTCTTCATCTTCTACGAGGCGCTGACCCTCTCCACCTTCCCGCTGGTCACGCACGCGGGCACCGACGCGGCGAAGAGGGCGGGGCGCGTATACCTGGGTATCCTGCTCAGCACCTCGATCGGCTTCCAGCTGCTCGCCATCATCTGGACCTACCTGCTGACCGGCACCATCGACTTCGAGCTGGGCGGAATCCTGGAAGGCAGGGCGGGGGAGGGCGTGGTGGCGGTGCTGTTGGCGCTCTACGTCTTCGGCATCGGCAAGGCGGCGGTGATGCCCTTCCACCGCTGGCTTCCCGCGGCGATGGTGGCTCCCACCCCGGTCAGCGCGCTGCTGCACGCGGTGGCGGTGGTGAAGGCGGGCGTGTTCAGCATTCTCAAGGTCGTCATCTACGTCTTCGGCATCGACTTTCTCACGCAGCTGGGCGCGAGCGTCTGGCTCATGTGGGTAGCCGCCGCGACCATCATCCTGGCGTCGCTGGTGGCCTTCCGGAAAGACAATCTGAAGGCCAGGCTGGCCTACTCGACGATCAGCCAGCTCTCCTACGTCGTGCTGGGTGCCATGCTGGCCAACACCATGGGGATCATCGGCGGGGGCATGCACATCGTCATGCATGCCTTCGGCAAGATCACCCTGTTCTTCTGCGCGGGCGCGGTCATGGTGGCCGCGCACAAGACCGAGATCAGCGACATGAAGGGGCTGGGGCGCACCATGCCCGTAACCTTCGCCGCCTTCTTTGTGGGGACGCTGTCGATTATCGGACTGCCGCCCGCGGGCGGCACCTGGAGCAAGTGGTTCCTGGGGCTCGGAGCCCTGGATGCGGGCCAGGTCGGACTTGTCGCCGTGCTGATGGTGAGTTCTCTGCTCTCCATCGGATACCTGATGATCGTGCCGGTGCGGGCCTTCTTCAGCCCGGCGGCCTCCAATCCGCACGGGCACGGGCACGGGAACGGTGGGATACGCGAGGCGCCGCTCCCTTCGCTGATCGCGATCGTGATCACCAGCCTGTGCTGCTTCGCGCTCTTCGTGTACCCGGATCCCTTCTTCCGGCTGATCTCGATGGTGGCGGGGCCGTGA
- a CDS encoding Na(+)/H(+) antiporter subunit D, with the protein MPTSLPPFAIFFAGALLVPFVRGWPRHILLLAVPVLGALNVAGIQEGFGLSVGILGYELSLVRADRLSLLFGYLFHLGAFIAILYSLHLKKEDSATLQHTAALVYAGSGLGAVFAGDLITLFLCWEVLAVSSVFLIFARGTERARRAGMRYLVIQVVSGVALLAGAMARAAQTGDIAFNHIGLEGLSGWLIFVAIAVKGAFPLVHNWLTDAYPESTPTGTVFLSAFTTKVAVYALARGFPETELLIYVGAVMACYPIFFAVIENDLRRVLSYSMINQIGFMVCGIGVGTAKAVNGAVAHAFNDVLFKGLLFMSMGAVLYRTGTTKASELGGLWRTMKWTTALCIVGAASISAVPLFNGFVSKALIMSALLEEHHYWIWLAMLFASAGVVEHAGIKIPFFAFFAHDSGIRTREPPWNMLAAMTVGAIGCVAIGSMPWLLYDLLPFDVDYNPYDVTHVVTQLQLLAFAIGAVVLFRLARIYPDEIRAVNLDVEWTYRKLAPAIVRRLGSAIRAADATVRGAVLGGVNWALGGAFRHTGPHGALARSWPTGSMVLWVAVLLAAFLILRAF; encoded by the coding sequence ATGCCGACTAGCCTCCCTCCGTTCGCGATCTTCTTCGCCGGCGCCCTGCTGGTGCCGTTCGTGCGGGGATGGCCGCGGCATATCCTGCTGTTGGCGGTTCCCGTCCTGGGAGCGCTCAACGTGGCCGGCATCCAGGAAGGCTTCGGGCTCTCCGTGGGAATTCTCGGTTACGAGCTGTCGCTCGTCCGGGCCGACAGGTTGAGCCTGCTCTTCGGCTACCTGTTCCACCTCGGGGCGTTCATCGCCATTCTCTACTCGCTGCACCTGAAGAAGGAGGATTCCGCGACCCTCCAGCACACAGCCGCGCTCGTGTACGCGGGGAGCGGGCTGGGCGCGGTGTTCGCGGGCGACCTGATCACGCTCTTCCTCTGCTGGGAGGTGCTCGCGGTAAGCTCGGTGTTCCTCATCTTCGCGCGCGGCACCGAACGGGCGCGCAGAGCGGGAATGCGCTACCTGGTGATCCAGGTCGTCTCGGGTGTGGCCCTGCTCGCCGGCGCGATGGCGCGGGCGGCCCAGACCGGTGACATCGCCTTCAACCACATTGGCCTTGAGGGCCTGTCGGGCTGGCTGATCTTCGTCGCCATCGCGGTCAAGGGCGCCTTCCCGCTGGTGCACAACTGGCTGACGGACGCCTACCCGGAGAGCACGCCCACGGGCACGGTCTTCCTGAGCGCGTTCACCACCAAGGTCGCGGTGTACGCCCTCGCGCGCGGATTCCCGGAAACCGAACTGCTCATCTACGTGGGCGCGGTGATGGCCTGCTACCCCATCTTCTTCGCCGTCATCGAGAACGACCTCAGGCGGGTCCTCTCCTACAGCATGATCAACCAGATCGGCTTCATGGTGTGCGGCATCGGGGTGGGCACGGCGAAGGCCGTCAACGGGGCCGTCGCGCACGCCTTCAACGACGTGCTCTTCAAGGGCCTGCTCTTCATGTCGATGGGCGCCGTCCTGTACCGGACGGGCACCACCAAGGCCTCGGAGCTGGGCGGTCTGTGGAGGACGATGAAATGGACCACGGCGCTCTGCATCGTGGGAGCAGCCTCCATTTCCGCGGTTCCGCTCTTCAACGGCTTCGTGAGCAAGGCGCTCATCATGAGCGCGCTGCTCGAAGAGCATCACTACTGGATCTGGCTGGCGATGCTGTTCGCCTCCGCGGGCGTGGTCGAGCATGCGGGCATCAAGATCCCGTTCTTCGCCTTCTTCGCCCACGACTCGGGCATCCGGACGCGCGAGCCGCCCTGGAACATGCTTGCCGCGATGACCGTGGGGGCCATCGGATGCGTAGCGATCGGGTCGATGCCATGGCTGCTCTATGACCTTCTTCCCTTCGACGTCGACTACAATCCCTACGACGTGACGCACGTTGTGACCCAGTTGCAACTGCTGGCGTTCGCGATCGGTGCGGTCGTCCTGTTCCGGCTGGCGCGCATCTATCCGGACGAGATCCGCGCCGTGAACCTGGATGTGGAGTGGACCTACCGGAAGCTGGCTCCTGCGATCGTGCGGCGGCTCGGATCGGCGATTCGCGCGGCGGATGCCACCGTCCGCGGCGCGGTGCTGGGAGGAGTGAACTGGGCGCTCGGCGGCGCCTTCCGCCACACTGGGCCGCACGGTGCGCTGGCGCGTTCCTGGCCTACCGGGAGCATGGTGCTTTGGGTCGCCGTGCTGCTTGCCGCGTTCCTCATCCTGCGGGCGTTCTGA
- a CDS encoding monovalent cation/H+ antiporter subunit D family protein, whose amino-acid sequence MIAAHLPAIQIVAPLLAAALCVLVPWKRVSWGIAMAGAVTAFAAAVGLLSRVLGGEDIRYALGGWAAPWGIEYRVDAVNALVLLIVAGIGVVVTLFALASVEREVDERRIPLFYGAWMLCLCGLLGIAITGDAFNIFVFLEISSLGTYALIAMGSDRRALVSAFRYLIMGSIGASFIVIGIGLLYVETGTLNLADLAERLPVLYGERTVLVAFAFLTVGTSLKLALFPLHVWLPDAYAFAPSAVTGLIAATSTKVAVYVLLRFFFTVFGVTYSFGELSLGMWLLPLALVAIFTMSLVAIFQRNIKRMLAYSSVAQIGYIILGISFASVTGLTAATLHLFNHALMKGALFLALGCVMYRVGSVHIDALRGLGRRMPWTMAAFTAGGLSLIGVPLTVGFVSKWYLVLGALEQGMWPVAALVLVTSTLAVVYIWRVVEAVYFGEPSARADSVSEAPLRLLVPTWALIVANLYFGIDASLTTNVAGQAARALLGGAP is encoded by the coding sequence ATGATCGCGGCGCACCTTCCCGCCATCCAGATCGTAGCCCCGCTTCTGGCCGCGGCCCTGTGCGTGCTGGTCCCCTGGAAGCGCGTCTCGTGGGGCATCGCGATGGCCGGAGCGGTCACGGCCTTCGCGGCGGCCGTGGGGCTTCTGTCCCGCGTGCTCGGCGGCGAGGACATCCGCTACGCGCTGGGCGGCTGGGCCGCGCCCTGGGGGATCGAATACCGGGTGGACGCCGTCAACGCCCTGGTGCTTCTCATCGTCGCCGGCATCGGCGTGGTCGTCACCCTCTTCGCCCTCGCGAGCGTCGAGCGCGAGGTGGACGAGCGCCGAATCCCCCTCTTCTACGGCGCGTGGATGCTCTGCCTGTGCGGCCTCCTGGGCATCGCCATCACGGGGGACGCGTTCAACATCTTCGTGTTCCTGGAGATCTCGTCGCTCGGCACCTACGCCCTGATCGCCATGGGATCCGACCGGCGGGCGCTGGTCTCAGCGTTCCGCTACCTCATCATGGGGAGCATAGGGGCGTCGTTCATCGTGATCGGCATCGGGCTGCTCTACGTCGAGACCGGAACGCTCAATCTGGCCGACCTGGCCGAGCGGCTTCCCGTCCTGTACGGCGAACGGACCGTCCTGGTGGCGTTCGCCTTCCTGACCGTCGGCACGAGCCTCAAGCTGGCCCTCTTCCCGCTGCACGTCTGGCTGCCCGACGCCTATGCCTTTGCACCCTCGGCGGTTACGGGGCTCATCGCCGCCACCTCCACCAAGGTCGCGGTCTACGTCCTCTTGCGCTTTTTCTTCACGGTCTTCGGGGTCACCTACTCCTTCGGCGAGCTCAGCCTCGGCATGTGGCTGCTGCCACTCGCGCTGGTGGCGATCTTCACCATGTCGCTGGTGGCGATATTCCAGCGCAACATCAAGCGGATGCTGGCCTATTCAAGCGTCGCCCAGATCGGCTACATCATCCTCGGGATCAGCTTCGCCTCGGTCACCGGACTGACCGCGGCCACGCTCCACCTCTTCAACCACGCGCTCATGAAGGGGGCGCTGTTTCTCGCCCTCGGCTGCGTCATGTACCGGGTGGGCTCGGTGCACATCGATGCCCTGCGCGGCCTGGGCCGGCGCATGCCCTGGACCATGGCCGCCTTCACGGCGGGAGGTCTCAGCCTCATCGGGGTCCCGCTCACGGTGGGCTTCGTGAGCAAGTGGTACCTGGTGCTGGGCGCGCTGGAGCAGGGGATGTGGCCGGTCGCGGCGCTGGTGCTGGTCACCTCGACTCTGGCCGTGGTCTACATCTGGCGGGTGGTGGAAGCCGTCTACTTCGGTGAGCCGTCCGCACGGGCCGATTCCGTATCCGAAGCTCCGCTGCGGCTGCTGGTCCCCACCTGGGCCCTTATCGTCGCCAACCTCTACTTCGGCATCGACGCCTCACTGACCACCAACGTCGCCGGCCAGGCGGCGCGCGCCCTGCTGGGAGGCGCTCCGTGA